TGGCAGCCACAGCGAAATTTGTGGTACGTAGGTAATCAAGCCCAGGAAGGCCAGCATCGTCAGCAGCCACGGCATCACGGCCACGGTCAGCTCCGAAATGCCCATCTTGGTGATGCCGGACGCCACGTACAGGTTCAGGCCCACAGGCGGATGGCACATGCCCACTTCCATGTTGACCACGATCAGGATGCCGAAGTGCACAGGATCGATGCCCAGCTTCATGGCGACGGGGAACAGAATCGGCGCCATGATCAGCACGATCGACGACGGTTCCATGACGTTACCCGCCACCAACAGCAGCACGTTGACCACCAGCAAGAAGCTGATCACACCCAGGCCCTTGCCCGTGATCCACTCGGCCATCGCTTGCGGAATGTTTTCGCTGGTCATCAGGAACGAAAACAGCACGGCGTTGGTGATGATGTACAACAACATCGCCGACATGGCGGCCGAATCGAGCAAGACCTTGCCCACTTGCTTGATCTTCAAGTCCTTGTAGACGAAGACGGCGATGATGAAGGCGTACACGGCAGCCATGGCGGCCGCTTCCGTGGGTGTAAACGCGCCCGAATAGATGCCGCCCATGACGATGACGATCAAGAGCAAGCCCCAGGCGCTCTTCTTGAACGTGACGAAGCGCTCGCCCCAGCTGGCTTTTTTCATGCGCGGGTAGTTGTGCTTGCGCGCCAAAAACCACGTCGTCAGGCCCAGCAGCATGGCCAGCATCATGCCGGGAATCACGCCCGCCATGAACAATTTACCAACGGACGTGTTCGTGCTGACGGAATACATCACCATCACGATCGATGGCGGGATCAAAATGCCCAGCGCGCCCGAGGTGGTGATGACGCCGGCGCCGAAACCGCGCGGATAGCCCTGCTTGACCATGGCTGGCAGGATGATGGAGCCGATGGCCACCACGGTGGCGGGGCTGGAGCCGGAAACGGCCGCAAACAGCGCGCACGCCATCACGCCAGCCAGCGCCAGGCCGCCATGCCAGTGGCCGACCATGGAGCTGGCGAAGTTGATCATGCGCCGCGCCACCCCGCCATGCGTGAGGAAGTTGCCGGCCAAAATGAAGAAGGGGATGGCCATGATCTCGAACTTCTCGATGCCCGTGAAAATCTTCAGGGCTACCGATTCGATGGGCACGCTGGTCATGGTGAACAGGAACGTCAGCACCGTCAGGCCCAGCGAAATGGAAATCGGCATGCCGGTCAACATCAGCGCCAGCAGCAATACAAAAATAATCAGCGCGTTCATGCCTTGGCTCCTTTTTCTTCCGCCGTCAGTTCATCTTCCAGGCCCTCGACGTGCGAGTGGTCGTGTTTCGGCAAGGCGCCCGTCTTGATGAAATGCACCATCACCTGCAGGAAGCGGAAGCACATCAGGTAGGAACCGAGCGGCACGGCCAGGTAGACCAGCCACATCGGCACTTCCATGTCGGCCGAGGTCTGGTCCGTGTGGCCGATCGACCACACGAAGCTGGCGCCCAAGGTCCCCACGATGCCCGTAAACAGGGCGCCGGCACCAAGGCCGAAGACGATGAAACGGTCGCGCCAACGCGGGTTCATGCGGTTGATCAGCACGTCGACGCCCACGTGGATGCCCGTGCGCACGCCATACGCGGCGCCGAACTTGGCCATCCAGACGAACATGTAGATACACAGTTCCTGGGCCCAGCTGGTATTGATTTGAATCAGGAAGTCTTGCAGGCCGGGGATGGGCAAGCCTGCCAGGTAGCGGTGCACGACCGCGACGAAAATGATGAAGGTGGCCGCGCCCATCAGGGACGCGATCAGCCACTCTTCCAGGTGATCCAGAAATTTCATGGTGGACTTTCAAAGAATGCGGGTACACAGACTCCCGCGCAGGACGCGCAGGAGTCATTCGAGCCAGTGGCAGGGATGCCCTGCCTGGCGCGCCAGGCGGCGCGCTACGGCATGCTGCTTACTTCGCGCTTTCCTTGTTGATGGCCGAGATCAGGTCCTTGCCGATGCGCCCTTCCATGGCCTTCTGCACGGGCGCCAGCGCGCGGCGCCATTCGGCCTGTTCCTGCACCGTCAGCGTGTAGATCTGCGTCTTGCCCGCTTTCTTGATGGCGTCGAGGGCCTGGTCGTTGTCGCGCTGGGCGATGGCTTTTTCAAACGTGGTCGCCTCGCGCATGGCTTTTTCCAGCTGGCCGCGTATATCGGGCGGCAAGCCATCCCAGAATTTCTTGTTGACGATGACGGCATAGCCCAGGTAGCCGTGGTTCGACACGGTTACGTGCTTTTGCACTTCATGCATCTTTTGCGTGTACATATTCGATGGCGGATTTTCCGTGCCGTCGACCACGCCCGTCTGCAGCGCCTGATACACTTCCGAGAAGGCCAGCACTTGCGGATTGGCGCCCAGCGCGCGCATTTGCGCGTCGAGTACCTTGGACGACTGGATGCGCATTTTCAGGCCCTTGAAGTCGGCCGGGTTGTGCAGCGGCTTGTTGGCCGACATCACCTTGAAGCCGTTGTCCCAGTAGGCCAGGCCCGTGATACCCTTGGGTTCCAGCTTTTTCAGCAGACTCTTGCCGATTTCGCCTTCGGTGACGTTGTACAGCGCCGTCTTGGTGGGGAAAATGTAGGGCAGGTCGAACGCTTCGAATTCTTTCACGCCCAGCGGGCCGAACTTGGCCAGCGACGGCGCCAGCATCTGCACGGCGCCCAGCTGCAGCGCTTCGAGTTCTTCCTTGTCCTTGTACAGCTGGCTGTTCGGGTACAGTTCGACCTTGACCTTGCCGTTCGTGGCTTTCTCGGCCAGCTGCTTGAAGCGTTCGGCGGCCTGGCCTTTCGGCGTGTCGGTGGCCACGACGTGGCTGAACTTGATGACGATCGGGGCTTGCGCGTAAGCGTGGACGCCGGCGGTGGCGCCGATGGCCGCGCACAGCGCGACGAACATGGTTTTCATCTGCATTATTGTCTCCTGAGTGGTTTTTGAAAAACTTTATTATTTGTCTACTTGAATATTGTGCCAAAGAAACTGCCGCCGCTATTGTGGTTAACCACAATAGCCAGCTCCCGACAAGCCGCTACCCTGCCAGCCATGCCGACTCCCCCCACCCTTGCGCGCCGCTTCAAGCTATCGAGCCCGATGCGCTGGCTGCTGCCCGTCATCCTGCTGCTGCTGTTCCTCTCCATCCTGTTCTGGCTGCCGTGGCAGGCGCGCCAGATGGAAAGCAACGAACGCCAGGAGCAGCTGATCGCCGATACGCTATGGGTAGAGCAGACCATCCGCTTCCAGCTGGCGCGCAACGAGGAAAGCCTGTTCAACCTGGGCGTGGACATCGCCAGCGGCTCCCTATCGGCGGAAAAAGTGCACGAACGGCTGCAGCAGATGTTGCGCAATGGCCGCGAATTGCAGCGCGTGCTGTGGCTCGACACCAACGGCAAGGTGCTGGCCACCAGCGACAACAGCTTGCCGCACGCGCTGTCATTTGCGCCCGCCTCGCTGACGGCGGCCGACAATGCGCGCCGTCTGCACCGGGGCCAATACGCCCAGCCTTCGCAGCAGACGGGTTTTCCCGACGTGCCGCCGGGTGCCATGCTGATGGATTACCACCAGCCCCTGTTCGACGGCCAGCGCTATGTCGGCAGCCTGGTGGCCACCTACCAGATCAGCAGCCTGCTCGATGAAATGGTGCCGTGGTGGTTCGCCCAGGATAACCAGATTTCGCTGATCGACCGCGACGACAAGGTGCTGGCGCGGCGCGCCGCCGCCGGTCCCGGCCACGGCGTGTACACGCACAAGCGCGCGCTCGACGTGCCCGGCGCCAGCATCACCCTGTTTACCGACAGCGTGAAAAGCCAGCCGAAATTGCTGCCCAATCTGCTGGTCGGCTCCGTCATCGCCCTGTCGCTGGGCTTGCTGTGGAGCTTGCTGGCCCTGTGGCGGCATATTTCGCGCCGCCTGGTGGCCGAAGGCGCGCTGCGCCAGCAGATGCTGTTTCGCACGGCGATGGAAAACTCGCTGGTGACGGGCATGCGCGCGCGCGACCTGGAAGGCAGAGTCACCTACGTCAATCCCGCGTTTTGCCAGATCGTCGGCTATCCGCCCGAGGAAATCCTGGGCCGCTTGCCGCCCATGCCCTACTGGGTGCCCGAGGCGCTGGAAGAATACCAGCAGCGCTTCGTCAAGGCCCTGGCCGGCAATCCCACGCCGCAGTTCGAAACCTATTTCCAGCGCCCCGACGGCACGCGCGTGGCCGTGCTGATCTTCGAGGCGCCCTTGGTGGACAAGAACGGCCAGCAGACGGGCTGGATGGGTTCCGTGCTCGATATCTCGGACCGCAAGCGGGTCGAGGAACTGAATCGCCAGCAGCAGGAAAAGCTGCAAACGAGCTCGCGCCTGGCCACCATGGGCGAGCTGGCCTCGATGCTCGCGCACGAATTGAATCAGCCGCTGGCGGCCATTTCCAGCTACACGACGGGCGCCCTGAATTTGATCCGCCGCGCCATCGACCACGACGCCCCCGTCGATCCGGGTACCTTGAAGCCGGCGCTGGAACAGGCCAGCGCGCAGGCGCAGCGGGCCGGCCAGATCATCCGCAGCGTGCACGATTTCGTGCGCAAGAGCGAGCCGCAGCGCCAGGATATCGCCATCCGCACGCTGATCGACGGCATCCGCGCGCTGATCGACCTGCAGGCGCGCAAATACTATGTCACCATCCAGGAAGAGCTGCCGCCGGACCTGCCGCTGCTGCGCGCCGATCCCGTGATGATCGAGCAAGTGCTGCTGAACCTGACGCGCAACGCCATCGAGGCCATGCAGGACGCGGCGCCGGGACGGCGTATCATGCGCCTGCGGGCCAGCCACGACGCGCAGCAAGGCATGGTGACGGTCGACGTGATCGACCATGGCCATGGCATTCCCCAGGACGTGGCCGAGCGGCTGTTTTCGCCGTTTTTCTCGACCAAGTCCGAAGGCATGGGAATGGGCCTGAACATCTGCCGCACCGCCATCGAATTTCACGGCGGCGCGCTGACCTTCGGCGCCAACCCCGCCGGCGGTACCATCTTTACCTTCAGCGTGCCGGCCGCGCCAAGCGCGCCGCACTAACGAATAACTAATAACGCATAACGACAAGCCGGAGACCCCATGCTACACATCATCGACGACGAAGAGGTCGTACGCGACTCGCTGTCCTGGCTGGCCGCCTCGCGCAGCATCGAGGCGCGCAGCTACGCCAGCGCCCAGCAATTTCTCGATAGCCTCGATGGCAGCTTCGACGCCGCCGGCGACTGCGTGCTGCTCGACGTGCGCATGCCCGACATGAACGGCATCGCCATGTTCGACCAGCTGGTCAAGCGCGACCTGACGGCGCGCCTGCCCGTGATTTTCCTCACCGGCCACGGCGACGTGCCGATGGCCGTCGACAGTCTGAAACGGGGCGCCTTCGACTTCTTTGAAAAGCCGTTCAACGACAACGACCTGATGGACCGCGTGCAGCAAGGCCTGGCCAACTCGCGCCAGGCGGGCGAACTGGCCGCCGTGCACGCGCGCCTGGCCACCCTGTCGACGCGCGAGCGCGAAGTGCTGGACCTGATTTTGGCGGGCAAGATGAACAAGGTGGTGGCCGACAAGCTGGGCATCAGCATGCGCACCGTGGAAGTCCACCGCGCGCATATCTTCGACAAGATGCAGGTCAAGACGGCGGTGGAGCTGGCGGGGTTGTTGAAGTAAAAAGCGTCCTGTACGCTTAACGCGTCAGCATGATAGTCGAGACCTTGCTGTCGGCCACGGTGACTTCCATCGGGATCGTACCGCCTTGCTTGCTTTCGACCGAGGGGAATGTGCCGGGATAGTACGCCAACCAGCTCACGTTGGTGGTGACGTAATAGGTGCCATCGGGGACTTCCGTGAATTCGAACCGGCCTTCGCTGTCGGTCATGGCCGTACGGTCATAGTCACAGAACTTCAGACTGACGGTGCTGACTACCTGGCATTTATACAGCGACGCCGGCAACATCGCCAGCTTGCGCGCATATTCCGTCTTCGGACGCAAGGTGACCGTGTCGCCACCAGCTTCCTTGAATTCGCCGCCTTTGGTCTTCATGAAGGCCTGTCCCTTGACGCCGCCACTGCCGGTTTTACTCAAGGCATCATATTCCGCCTGCTGGAATTCCGGCATGACAACAAGCGAACGCGGCGTCGAGCATCCCATCAACAACACGGCCAGCACGCTCAAAGACAGTAATTTCAACATTTTCCCCTTGGATATTATTTCTATAGAAAAATAATTATATGCAATAGGAAAGTTAAAAACCAGACAATCATCGCATGCGCGAAGCGGGCCTCCGGCTGGCGCGGCACATCAGGCGCAGGTCGGCTTAGCGCGCAGCGCGTAAGCCGACACCACCACCATCACTCGTCGTGGTGTTCATGATGCTCGGCCGCCCCATGCTTCCAGTAACTGGCCACATGCAGATGCTGCTTCGGCACCCCGGCATCGATAAAATGCCCGCGCAAGCCCTGCACCTGCGCATGCTCGCACGCCACCCACACGTAGCCGTCGCCGTCTGACGGCAGCGTGACCTGACGCAGCGCTTCCAGCAGCAGCGGCCCCTTGCGGCCATTGCGCGCCACCCAGCACAGGTCCAGCTGCGCCGCGCACTCGAGCGCGACCCGTTCGCCGTCGTCGACGACCTCGATCACGGCAATGGCGCGCGCCGTGGCCGGCAGCTGCTCCAGGCGGCGGGCGATGGCCGGCAAGGCCGTCTGGTCGCCCACCAGCACATACCAGTCGAAGTCGAGCGGCACCAGCATGGAGCCGCGCGGTCCGCCCACGCCCAGGGTCTGGCCAGGCGCGGCTTGCGCCGCCCAGCTGGCCGCGGGGCCGTCGCCATGCAGCACGAAGTCGATGTCCAGCTCGCGCCGCGCGGCGTCGTAGCGGCGCGGCGTGTAGTTGCGGGCGATGGGGCGCGCGCCTTCCCCATACTGGATGGGATTCGGTCCATTGCCCAGCACGGGGAACACGGGGGTAGTCTGCCCCGGGGCGGGGAAGAACAGTTTCACGTGGTCGTCGTGCGCCGGCGAGACAAAGCCGTCCAGGTCGTCGCCCGCCAGCGTGATGCGGCGCATGTGCGGCGTGATCTGCTCGGTGCGCACGACGGTGAGCACGCGCAGTGTCAAGTCATGCCGCACGCGCTCGATGGCGTGCGGACGTGGTGCTGTAGTTGATGCAGTAGTCATTGCATATCCTTGTAAAGTGGGCTCAGTGGCCGTCGACGATGGCGTTCGCCGCCTGTTCCAGCACGGCGGAGACGCGCTCGGCTTCGGCGTCGCTCCAGCTGCTCTTGTTCAGCAACAGCGCATGCTTGAGCGTGTGCATGGCCTGGTGCACGCGCTCGGGCAAGGCGTTGCGCGCCTGGACGCGGGCGAACATGTCGAGGCGGGCCAGGATGCCATCCACCTGGGCGCGGTTCTCGTCCAGATACGCGCGGCCCAGGTCCGTGATCGTGTAGAGCTTCTTGCCGCTGGCGCTTTCGGACGACGTCACATGGTCCTGCTCTTCCAGCAAGGTCAGGGTCGGATACACGGCGCCCGGGCTGGGGGCGTAGGCGCCGCCGCAACGCTCTTCGATGGCCTTGATGATTTCATAGCCGTGGCGGGGGCTGATTTCGATCAGCGCCAGCACGATCAGCGGCAAGTCGCCGCGGCCGAAGACGCGCTCGGCCCGTTCGCCTCGTCCGCCGCGCCCGCCAGGACCACCGCCCATGCCGCCCATGCCGTCGCCGCGCTCGTCGAAGCCGCGCGGGCCGCGGCCGTGCATGAAGTAGTCACCGCGGTGCTCATGGCGGTGGTCGTGCTGGCCGCAATGGCCGTGATGATGGTGATGGCCATGCTGGCCGTGTTCTGTGTAATGTGAGTTTCTCATGTTTTCTCTTTAAAGATATATCGTTAGTAGGTATCGCCATTTTATAACGATATATCGATAAGTCAAGGAGAAATTTGTTATGCTCTTCTTTTCACCATCCACACGCCGATGCCATGCCTGACAAATCCGCCCTTGAGAAAATGTATGTGAAAAATGCCAGTACCCTGGCCGTGCTCAATGACGGCGGCGAACATGGAGAATTGCTGGCGCAGTTGCCGGCGGAGCGGCGGGTGCGGGAAGGTGAAAATGCCGACTGGATCCTGCTGTACGCACGCAGCCGCGCGGAACTGGAGCGGTTCCTGCCGGTGGCGCAAGCGCGCCTGGCGCCCGGCGGCGCCGTCTGGGTGGCGTACCGCAAGGGCGGCGCGAAGGCCGGCAGCGACATCCACCGCGACGATATCCGCAATTTTGCGCAAACAATAGGGCTCGACAGCGTGGCGATGGTCGCCATCGACGCCGCCTGGTCGGCGCTGCGCCTGAAGCAGGTGTAGCCGAAGTCTAGGTCACGCCGTGCAGCGCCAGCGCCCATTCGACGTGCTCGCGCACGATGGCCGACGGGTGCTCGCGGCGCGACAGCAGGGCCGCCACGATGTCGGCCTGGCCCTTCGCCTTGGCGGCCGCATTGCCCATGCCGACGGCCAGGTTGCGCAGCCAGCGTTCGTGGCCGATGCGGCGAATCGCGCTGCCTTCCATGCGACGGTTGAATTCCTCTTCCGTCCAGGCGAACAGTTCCACCATGCCGGCGCTGCCCAGGCTGTGGCGCTCGTCGAAGTCGGGCACGACGGCGCGCTGGGCGAACTTGTTCCACGGGCAGACGGTCTGGCAATCGTCGCAGCCGTACACCTTGTTGCCGATCAAAGGACGCATCTCGACGGGAATGGCGCCCTTCAATTCGATGGTCAGGTAAGAGATGCAGCGGCGCGCGTCAAGCTGGTACGGCCCCAGGATGGCTTGCGTCGGGCACACCGTGATGCACGCCGAGCACTGGCCGCAGCGCGGCGTTTCCGGCGGGTCGATGGGCAACGGCACGTCGATGAGGATCTCGCCGAGGAAAAAGAAGGAGCCGCCCTGGCGGTTGATCAGCAAGGTGTGCTTGCCGCGCCAGCCCAGGCCCCCCTTTTGCGCCAGCGCCACTTCCATCACGGGCGCCGAATCGCTGAAGACGCGGTAGCCGAAGTCGCCGATCTCGCCGCGGATAAGCTCGGCCAGCTGCTGCAGGCGCGAACGCATCACCTTGTGATAGTCGCGGCCGCGCGCATACACGGAAATGACGGCCGCCGACGGATCGGCGTCGCGCGCCGCCTCGTGCGCACGCCAGTCGGGACCCAGCGCCGGCGGCAGATAATTCATGCGTGCGCTGATGGCGCGCACCGTGCCCGGCACCAGTTCGGCCGGGCGCGCGCGCTTCATGCCGTGGCTGGCCATGTACTCCATTTCGCCGTGATACCCTGCGTCGAGCCAGGCTTGCAAGGGCGCTTCCATGTGCGACAGGTCGACGTCGGCGATGCGCACCTCGGCAAAACCCAGCTCGCGCCCCCATTCTTTGATGGTGCGCGCCAGGACGGCGAGATCGGTGATGGTGGCGGACATAGGGGACTTTACGGAAAACGGCAGGCGCGCGGGCGGTTACAATGACAGCAGCCTCCATTTTATGCGATACCGAAGATCATGACCGAACACTTCAAAGCCCACCTCCACGATGAAGCCGGCACCGCCGCGCTGGGCGCCGCGCTGGCGCGCGCGCTGGCGCCGGGCCTGGCGATCTACCTGCACGGCGACCTCGGTGCCGGCAAGACGGCCCTCACGCGCGCCCTGTTGCACGCGGCCGGCCATGCGGGCCACGTGAAAAGCCCCACCTACACCTTGTCCGAACCGTACACGGTGCAGCTCGATGGCCAGAGCGTCAACGTGATCCACTTCGACCTGTACCGCATGGGCAGCGCCGAGGAATTTCTCGACGCGGGCTTTCGCGAAGACTTCGATGGCCGCAACATCTGCATCGTCGAATGGCCGGAGAAAGCCGAACCGGTGCTGCCGCCGGCCGACCTGAATATTTATTTGAACGTTGCGGGTACAGGACGTGATGTAGAATTGCAAGCGTCTTCTGAATTGGGTCTGTCATGCCTTCACCGTCTCAAATTCGCCCCGAACCTTTGATCTCCTCGCCCATCACCCGGCGCACGGTACTCAAGGCCGGCGGCACCCTGCTGTTGTCCGTGTTCGCGCCCATGTCGGCGATGGCGGCGCAAATTCTCGCCGTGCGCGTCTGGCCGGCCGAGGACTACACGCGCGTCACCCTGGAAAACGACAGCATCCTGAAGGCGACCCACTTCATCGTCAAGGACCCGGAACGGCTGGTGGTCGACATCGAAGGACTGGAGCTCAATCCCACCTTGAAGGGCCTGGTGGCGAAGATCCAGTCGAACGACCCGTACATCAAGCAGGTGCGCGTGGGCCAGAACCGGCCCAACGTGGTGCGCCTGGTGTTCGACCTGAAAGAGGAAGTCACGCCGCAGCTGTTTACCCTGCCGCCGGCCGGCTCCTACAACCACCGTTTGATCTTCGACCTGTATCCCGTGCGCGAGCCGGACCTGATCGCGCAGATGATCGAAAAGGGCGACTGGTCGAGCGACCCGGCCAAGCCACCGATGGCCGGCACGCATACGCCGCCGCCCGCGCTGCCCCTGCCCGACAGCGGCAAGCCACCCGTGGCCGTCGCGCCGCCGGTAGCGTCCATCGTGCCGCCCGTGCCCGACCTCCGCCCGGAACAGCGCCCCGAAGCACGCCCGCTGCCGGGCCAGAAAGTGGTGCGCATGATTACCATTGCGCTCGATCCCGGCCACGGCGGCGAAGACCCGGGCGCCATGGGCAGCCGGGGCAGCCGCGAAAAAGACGTGGTGCTGGCCATCGCCAAGCGCCTCAAGACCAAGCTGGAACTGCAGCCCAACATGCGCGTCATGCTCACGCGCGACGCCGATTTCTTCGTCCCGCTGGGCATGCGCGTGGAAAAGGCACGCAAGGTGCAGGCCGACCTGTTCGTCTCGATCCACGCCGACGCGTTCATCCAGCCGACGGCGCGCGGCTCGTCCGTCTTTGTGCTGTCCGAAAAGGGCGCCACTTCGACGGCCGCGCGCTGGCTGGCCAACAAGGAAAACCAGGCCGACCTGATCGGCGGCGTGAACGTGAAAAACCACGACAAGCAGCTGGCCAGCGTGCTGCTCGACCTGTCGACGACGGCGCAGATCAATGACAGCATGAAGCTGGGCAAGGCCGTGCTGCGCGAAATCGGCGGCATCAACCGCCTGCACAAGGGTTCCGTCGAACAGGCCGGCTTCGCCGTGCTGAAAGCCCCGGACATCCCTTCCATCCTGATCGAGACGGCCTTCATTTCGAATCCGGAAGAGGAAGCCAAGCTGACCGACAATGGCTACCAGGACCAGATGGCCGACGCCATCGTCACGGGCATCAAGAATTACTTTGCGAAGAATCCGCCGCTGGCGAAAAGCCGTCTGACCTGACATGAAAGCCTAGCATGAGCGAGAGTATCTTTGGCCAGCTGCCGGCCGTGACCATCCGCGCCGCCGACGGCGCGCAAGCGACCGTCACCCTGTACGGCGGCCACCTGGTGTCATGGCGGACCAGCGATGGCCACGAACGCCTGTTCTGCAGCCGCGATTCCGCCCTCGACGGCAGCCGCGCCATCCGTGGCGGCGTGCCCGTGATCTTCCCCCAGTTCGGCGCGCGCGGCACGGGCATGCGCCACGGCTTTGCGCGCGTGGCGACGTGGCAGCTGGAATCGACGGGCGAGGCCGATGGCGCCGCATGGGCGCAATTTGTCCTGACCCAGGCTGACCTGCCGGACGCGATCGCCGCCAGCTGGCCGTGGGCCTTCGCCCTGCGCCTGCGCGTGGCGGTGCAAGGCCAGTCGCTGGAACTGCAACTGTCCGTGCACAACACGGGCGAGCAGGCGTTCCCGTTCTCGGCCGCCCTGCATACGTATTTTGCGATTGATGATCTGAGCGAGGCGCGCGTCAAAGGCTTGCAGCGCGTGCGCTATTCGGACGAAACGCCGCAGGACGCCCTGCAAACGGAAGAGGCATTGCAATTCGCGGGCAAGCTCGACCGCATCTACTACCAGCTGCCGGGCGCCTTGACCCTGCAATCTGGCAGCCACACCCTGCGCCTGGAGCAGCAGGGCTTTACGGATGCCGTCGTGTGGAACCCGGGCGCGCAAGACGCGGCCGCCCTGCCCGACCTGGCCGACGACGAATACCAGCGCTTCATCTGCATCGAGCCGGCCCTGATCCAGCCCGACCTGCTGGCTGCCGGCGCCGAATGGACCGGCCGCCAGCGCCTTGAATTTATTTAATTCGATTCTTTGATGATGCGTCCGCTGGCCGGCTGAATCGGACGCGCATTTAGCGGATACAAGCGGCTGAACAGTGCCATCTGCGCCGGCGACGCCTGCACCGGCTGCTTCATCACCAGCCACAGCACGCCTTCGCTGCACGGCGGCGAAGTCAGCGACCCCATATACGTGTAGTAATCGCGCCGCGCCGGCAGCATCTCGGCCGGATCGAGCAGGATGGTCGGCTGCATGGTCTCGAATTTTTCCAGCGGCAGGTTATTCCACACCGTCTGGATGGTCGCTTGCGGCGCACCGCGTTCCAGCAGCAGCGCCAGCACGGCCAGCCGGCCTTCCGCATCGCGGTGCACCAGGTGCACCACCATCTCAAACGCCTTGCCATTGATGCGCTCTTCGGACGGGCGGTGGAAATGGAATTGCTGCAACTCGAACATGCGGTTCTGCACCGTGATGTAATTGCCGCCGCTCACGCCCACCTGCACCGTGTGGCCATTGTCGACCACACTGAACGACGACGGGCGGTAGTCAAAGCTGATCTGTTCGAGTTCCACCTTCATGCCGTCGCGGATATCGATCGGCGACTGGCGGCTGCCATTGCCGCACTTGGCCCAGTCGACATTGATCTTGCTCCAGTTGGCAGGTCCGCTTTCCCCCTCGTACGACCAGTGCGTGCCGCGCGCCACGGGAGGTGGCGGCGGCGGCGCCGCTTTCACCACGGCGGCGCGCCTGGCGCGGGCGGCGGCGCGGGCCGCCTGGGTGGCGCGCATTTCCGCCAGGCGCGCGGCGATCCGTTCGGACAGGTCGACTTCGGCCGCTTCTTCCTTCTCGCGCGCCGTGGGCGCGACGACGACGGGCGCCTTGACCTCCTTCTTGCCCTCCTTGCCCTTCACCGATTCGGTCAGGGTTTTCATGGCGGCCGCGCGCGCCGACGCCGACATCGGCGCGGATGCACTGGCGCTCGCCGCAGCGGGGGCATCTTTGGCGCTTGCCATGGCCGCCATCGCGGCAAGGCTGCAAGCTAACAGGGCGCTCAAATGTCGCATGGAAATCCAGAAAGTAAGAATACCCTCTGGTTTACGGCTGGTAAGCAACAAAACTTGAATCAGCGGGGGAGTAAAACAGAAACGAGGCAGAGAAAAACGGGATCCGGGGCCGGCTGCGGACTGTGCCGCAGCGCGCTTGCCCCGTATCCATGCGGCCTTACGCCGACTTGCCGACCATGCGCTTGTAGAGTTTCCACATGCCGCCCAGTACCACCGGCACCACGGCGGCGCCGACACCGATCAGCACGATCAAGGTCAGGTGGTCGCGGATCCACGGAATATTGCCGAAGAAGTAGCCCGCCGTCACCAGACCGACCACCCATAACAGGGCGCCCGTCACGTTGTACATCTGGAAGCGCGCATGCGTCATGTCGGAAATGCCGGCCACGAACGGGGCGAAGGTGCGCACCACCGGCACGAAACGGGCCAGGATGATGGTCTTGCCGCCGTGCTTTTCAAAGAATTCATGCGTGCGGCGCATGGCATCCTTGTTGATC
Above is a genomic segment from Janthinobacterium sp. 64 containing:
- a CDS encoding D-hexose-6-phosphate mutarotase, yielding MSESIFGQLPAVTIRAADGAQATVTLYGGHLVSWRTSDGHERLFCSRDSALDGSRAIRGGVPVIFPQFGARGTGMRHGFARVATWQLESTGEADGAAWAQFVLTQADLPDAIAASWPWAFALRLRVAVQGQSLELQLSVHNTGEQAFPFSAALHTYFAIDDLSEARVKGLQRVRYSDETPQDALQTEEALQFAGKLDRIYYQLPGALTLQSGSHTLRLEQQGFTDAVVWNPGAQDAAALPDLADDEYQRFICIEPALIQPDLLAAGAEWTGRQRLEFI
- a CDS encoding carbonic anhydrase → MASAKDAPAAASASASAPMSASARAAAMKTLTESVKGKEGKKEVKAPVVVAPTAREKEEAAEVDLSERIAARLAEMRATQAARAAARARRAAVVKAAPPPPPPVARGTHWSYEGESGPANWSKINVDWAKCGNGSRQSPIDIRDGMKVELEQISFDYRPSSFSVVDNGHTVQVGVSGGNYITVQNRMFELQQFHFHRPSEERINGKAFEMVVHLVHRDAEGRLAVLALLLERGAPQATIQTVWNNLPLEKFETMQPTILLDPAEMLPARRDYYTYMGSLTSPPCSEGVLWLVMKQPVQASPAQMALFSRLYPLNARPIQPASGRIIKESN
- a CDS encoding VTT domain-containing protein produces the protein MDFVQFLDMIVHVDKTLGLLIEQYGTLVYAVLFAIIFCETGLVVLFFFPGDTLLFIAGAFCATGQMHLGLLIALLVTAAVTGNTLNYWIGEAIGQRVFTHDYRWINKDAMRRTHEFFEKHGGKTIILARFVPVVRTFAPFVAGISDMTHARFQMYNVTGALLWVVGLVTAGYFFGNIPWIRDHLTLIVLIGVGAAVVPVVLGGMWKLYKRMVGKSA